The following are encoded together in the Mugil cephalus isolate CIBA_MC_2020 chromosome 18, CIBA_Mcephalus_1.1, whole genome shotgun sequence genome:
- the lztfl1 gene encoding leucine zipper transcription factor-like protein 1 isoform X2, with amino-acid sequence MAELGFNEHHQNEVINYMRFARSKRVLRLKTIDSCFEELKDSRLVEETFTVDEVRDMLDGLQAVVRGEVEMELINTAHTNVLLLRQLFSQAEKFYLRLQSDISELENRELLEQVAVFEKTDFKTTDKINQETSKPKLAPLNEGGVSELLNKEISRLQEENDKLKARLRTLETQAMSALDERTRAERALKDLQKVQGEQQEISSLENTVAALKEDYERSLSATAASQKDLQENLISAKHELLRVQEQLALAEKELDKKFQQTAAYRNMKEILTKKNEQIKEIRKRLQRYEPNE; translated from the exons ATG GCTGAATTAGGGTTTAATGAACACCATCAGAATGAAGTCATCAATTACATGCGATTTGCTCGTTCAAAGAGGGTCCTGAGGCTCAAGACCATTGACTCCTGCTTTGAGGAGCTTAAAGATAGCAG GCTGGTAGAAGAAACCTTCACAGTGGATGAGGTGAGGGATATGCTGGACGGGCTACAGGCGGTGGTACGTggggaggtggagatggagctCATCAACACAGCCCACACCAACGTACTGCTGCTCAGGCAGCTCTTCTCCCAGGCCGAGAAGTTTTACCTACGGCTGCAGAGTGATATCTCGGAGCTGGAAAACAG GGAGCTGTTAGAACAAGTGGCCGTATTTGAGAAGACTGACTTTAAAACCACAGATAAG ATAAACCAGGAAACAAGCAAACCCAAGTTGGCCCCATTGAATGAAGGTGGGGTGTCCGAACTTCTTAACAAG GAGATATCAAGATTACAGGAGGAAAATGACAAACTGAAAGCCAGGCTCCGGACTTTAGAAACCCAA GCCATGAGTGCACTAGATGAGAGAACCAGGGCAGAGAGAGCTCTGAAAGACCTGCAGAAGGTGCAAGGTGAACAGCAG GAGATCAGCAGTCTAGAGAACACAGTGGCAGCCCTGAAGGAGGACTATGAAAGATCTCTCAGTGCCACTGCTGCATCCCAGAAGGATTTGCAGGAGAACCTGATCTCTGCCAAACATGAGCTTCTGCGAGTGCAGGAGCAACTGGCCTTGGCAGAGAAG GAGTTGGATAAGAAGTTCCAGCAAACTGCAGCCTACCGCAACATGAAGGAGATTCTGACCAAGAAGAATGAGCAGATCAAAGAAATCAGGAAACGATTGCAGAG ATACGAACCCAATGAATGA
- the lztfl1 gene encoding leucine zipper transcription factor-like protein 1 isoform X1 codes for MAELGFNEHHQNEVINYMRFARSKRVLRLKTIDSCFEELKDSRLVEETFTVDEVRDMLDGLQAVVRGEVEMELINTAHTNVLLLRQLFSQAEKFYLRLQSDISELENRELLEQVAVFEKTDFKTTDKINQETSKPKLAPLNEGGVSELLNKEISRLQEENDKLKARLRTLETQAMSALDERTRAERALKDLQKVQGEQQMAAQSQEISSLENTVAALKEDYERSLSATAASQKDLQENLISAKHELLRVQEQLALAEKELDKKFQQTAAYRNMKEILTKKNEQIKEIRKRLQRYEPNE; via the exons ATG GCTGAATTAGGGTTTAATGAACACCATCAGAATGAAGTCATCAATTACATGCGATTTGCTCGTTCAAAGAGGGTCCTGAGGCTCAAGACCATTGACTCCTGCTTTGAGGAGCTTAAAGATAGCAG GCTGGTAGAAGAAACCTTCACAGTGGATGAGGTGAGGGATATGCTGGACGGGCTACAGGCGGTGGTACGTggggaggtggagatggagctCATCAACACAGCCCACACCAACGTACTGCTGCTCAGGCAGCTCTTCTCCCAGGCCGAGAAGTTTTACCTACGGCTGCAGAGTGATATCTCGGAGCTGGAAAACAG GGAGCTGTTAGAACAAGTGGCCGTATTTGAGAAGACTGACTTTAAAACCACAGATAAG ATAAACCAGGAAACAAGCAAACCCAAGTTGGCCCCATTGAATGAAGGTGGGGTGTCCGAACTTCTTAACAAG GAGATATCAAGATTACAGGAGGAAAATGACAAACTGAAAGCCAGGCTCCGGACTTTAGAAACCCAA GCCATGAGTGCACTAGATGAGAGAACCAGGGCAGAGAGAGCTCTGAAAGACCTGCAGAAGGTGCAAGGTGAACAGCAG ATGGCCGCTCAATCCCAGGAGATCAGCAGTCTAGAGAACACAGTGGCAGCCCTGAAGGAGGACTATGAAAGATCTCTCAGTGCCACTGCTGCATCCCAGAAGGATTTGCAGGAGAACCTGATCTCTGCCAAACATGAGCTTCTGCGAGTGCAGGAGCAACTGGCCTTGGCAGAGAAG GAGTTGGATAAGAAGTTCCAGCAAACTGCAGCCTACCGCAACATGAAGGAGATTCTGACCAAGAAGAATGAGCAGATCAAAGAAATCAGGAAACGATTGCAGAG ATACGAACCCAATGAATGA
- the ccr9b gene encoding LOW QUALITY PROTEIN: C-C chemokine receptor type 9 (The sequence of the model RefSeq protein was modified relative to this genomic sequence to represent the inferred CDS: substituted 1 base at 1 genomic stop codon), whose amino-acid sequence MDTSYTTMALHSYSTETGTDYDYDTVSTEDSGICDXSEVREFRGQYEPPLFWIIFILGALGNLMVVWMYTTVRSRMKTMTDMYLLNLAVADLCFLCMLPFWAVDATKGWNFGIGLCKVVSAVYKINFFSSMLLLTCISVDRYIAIVQVIRAQNLKKKRLFYSKLTCLVVWLISTLLALPEFIFAKVKIDDKGKSSCTLVYWDNANNRTKILVLSLQICMGFCLPLLVMVFCYSVIIRTLLQAKNFEKHKALRVIFAVVCVFVLSQLPYNGLLIMEATQAANTTITDCKTVKMFDVAGHVAKSLAFTHACINPFLYVFIGVRFREDLLKIVRACSGSQGQGSGIKMQAVPKRSVSVMSDTETTPAFSI is encoded by the exons ATGGATACGTCGTATACAACTATGGCCCTACATAGTTATTCTACGGAAACT GGAACTGACTACGACTATGACACTGTGTCGACTGAGGACTCTGGAATTTGTGACTGAAGTGAGGTTAGGGAGTTTCGGGGCCAGTATGAACCCCCTCTTTTCTGGATCATCTTCATCCTCGGTGCCTTGGGCAACCTGATGGTGGTTTGGATGTACACCACTGTCCGCAGCCGGATGAAAACAATGACCGACATGTACCTGCTAAACTTGGCTGTGGCTGACCTCTGCTTCCTGTGCATGCTGCCCTTCTGGGCTGTCGATGCCACCAAGGGCTGGAACTTCGGCATCGGCCTCTGCAAAGTCGTCTCCGCTGTCTACAAGATCAACTTCTTCAGCAGCATGTTGCTTCTCACCTGCATAAGCGTGGACCGCTACATTGCTATTGTACAAGTCATCAGAGCCCAGAACCTCAAGAAAAAGAGGCTGTTCTACAGCAAACTTACTTGCCTTGTTGTCTGGCTTATCTCCACTTTACTGGCCCTCCCTGAATTTATCTTCGCCAAGGTGAAGATAGACGACAAGGGGAAATCCTCCTGTACTCTTGTCTACTGGGACAATGCAAATAACCGGACTAAGATCCTGGTGCTGTCCCTGCAGATTTGCATGGGCTTCTGCCTTCCTCTCCTAGTTATGGTCTTCTGTTACTCTGTCATCATCCGCACTCTTCTGCAGGCCAAGAACTTTGAAAAGCACAAGGCCCTACGAGTCAtctttgctgtggtgtgtgtgtttgtcctctcTCAACTGCCGTACAACGGCCTCCTCATCATGGAAGCCACACAGGCAGCCAATACCACAATCACCGACtgcaaaactgtcaaaatgttCGATGTAGCTGGACACGTAGCCAAGAGCCTAGCGTTCACCCACGCCTGCATCAACCCGTTCCTGTACGTCTTCATCGGCGTTCGGTTCAGAGAAGACCTCCTGAAGATTGTGAGGGCGTGCTCTGGCAGTCAGGGCCAAGGAAgtggcattaaaatgcaggCCGTCCCCAAACGTTCTGTCTCTGTTATGTCAGACACTGAAACTACCCCTGCCTTTTCCATATAA